The following proteins are co-located in the Cutaneotrichosporon cavernicola HIS019 DNA, chromosome: 3 genome:
- a CDS encoding uncharacterized protein (Protein phosphatase 2C) has protein sequence MLIPRAPLAISRVSLASRSTLRATPRPSPITAQGRIASYSSFEGPKVKKVVTEDTTRRNGMIAAALIAAAAGLWYWETSRMGVYPSTARRDEFTVVVGRNVNRQTLTFERKTNTEIEEMLHENEASEVPARPGNPVARWDTNSIASNEPSEDRRAADIVPRGKEGETGQRDLAFFSVIDGHAGSATSQLLSRTLHPALSLGLAGLQAGIVPGRSWYGQIYDILTWAKTWSPINISKSLEASFVKLDDHISAAPIRALPDMLTDQSDEAREKFAALAAPAAAGAVVGTALVDAENDSVYVAVTGDCRAVAGWQGPDGWRSDTLSEDQMGDNPKEVARMRAEHPPYEGDTVIRNGRVQGGLQPTRAFGDAVYKWTTVQGEAVNALIKDAGEKPRSIRPWNFTPPYVTARPVVEYRRLKGANGEKLRFIVLATDGLWDRITSEEATLLTAAYLAEKKRADVNKAKLVQEIPVKTTEPRPFPVQDLPGSGKRDQGQWVFEGDANAATHLIRNALGGGDRKLRGELLSLNGKVARYFRDDMTVTVIFFED, from the exons ATGCTCAttcctcgcgcgccgctcgcgaTATCCCGCGTCAGTctcgcgtcgcgctcaacaCTGCGTGCTACGCCCCGGCCCTCTCCGATAACCGCTCAGGGCCGCATCGCTTCCTACTCTTCGTTCGAAGGCCccaaggtcaagaaggTGGTGACCGAGGACACGACTCGCCGCAATGGGATGATCGCTGCTGCCCTTAtcgctgctgctgctggtcTGTGGTACTGGGAGACGAGCCGCATGGGCGTCTACCCCTCCACTGCGCGCCGGGACGAGTTCACTGTGGTCGTGGGGCGGAATGTCAACCGCCAGACTCTGACGTTCGAGCGCAAGACCAACACCGAGATTGAGGAGATGCTGCATGAGAATGAGGCCAGTGAGGTACCCGCTCGCCCTGGCAATCCCGTTGCGCGGTGGGACACGAACTCTATCGCTTCCAATGAGCCGAGCGAGGACCGGAGGGCGGCGGACATTGTCCCCCGAGGCAAGGAAGGGGAGACGGGACAGCGCGATctcgccttcttctccgtcATTGATGGTCACGCCGGCTCTGCGACGTCCCAGCTTCTCTCCCGCACCCTGCACCCCGCGCTCTCACTAGGTCTCGCCGGCCTGCAGGCTGGCATTGTGCCAGGCCGCTCGTGGTACGGCCAGATCTACGACATCCTTACCTGGGCCAAGACCTGGAGCCCGATCAACATTTCCAAGAGCCTCGAGGCTTC CTttgtcaagctcgacgaccacaTCTCAGCTGCGCCGATCCGCGCTCTTCCTGATATGCTCACCGACCAGTCCGACGAGGCTCGTGAGAAGTTTGCGGCACTCGCTGCGCCCGCGGCGGCTGGTGCAGTCGTTGGTACGGCACTTGTCGACGCTGAGAATGACAGCGTCTATGTCGCGGTGACGGGTGACTGCCGTGCCGTGGCCGGCTGGCAGGGACCTGACGGATGGCGCTCCGACACGTTGAGCGAAGACCAGATGGGCGACAACCCGAAGGAGGTGGCCAG gatgcgcgccgagcaccCTCCATATGAGGGCGACACGGTGATCCGCAACGGGCGTGTGCAGGGTGGTCTGCagccgacgcgcgcgtTCGGCGACGCAGTCTACAAGTGGACGACAGTGCAGGGCGAGGCAGTGAACGCGCTTATCAAGGACGCGGGTGAGAAGCCTCGGAGTATCCGCCCGTGGAACTTTACGCCGCCCTATGTGACCGCACGGCCCGTGGTCGAGTACCGTCGGCTCAAGGGAGCAAACGGCGAGAAGCTGCGGTTTATCGTGCTTGCGACTGATGGCT TGTGGGACCGGATCACGTccgaggaggcgacgcTGCTCACTGCTGCGTACTTGGCTGAGAAGAAACGCGCGGACGTGaacaaggccaagctcgtgcAGGAGATCCCTGTCAAGACGACCGAGCCGCGACCCTTCCCAGTCCAGGACCTGCCTGGATCTGGGAAGCGCGACCAGGGCCAGTGGGTgttcgagggcgacgcAAACGCGGCCACCCACCTCATCCGCAACGCGCTGGGCGGTGGTGACCGAAAGCTccgcggcgagctcctctCCTTGAATGGCAAGGTCGCGCGCTACTTCCGCGATGACATGACCGTAAC CGTCATCTTCTTCGAGGATTAG
- the SWA2 gene encoding uncharacterized protein (-domain-containing protein), translated as MDDLLDLSWSEQPNPAAKGMGGSAFDMLSRPQGNYYSGASTPAASKPASNTGSSANLAGMRATPGLRTTASPRPPPVSDAFSGLLGASTAPGGKSLSMAERQAQLAAQKANAAEEERNRWGDDAFWDQLGGSSTSSAAPASEKPLMAPQPAKPISLAPALQPSSTTGSRAASTRPTSATSAKKSAGTFWDVESALGQPDKRKKSPSPPSKGGWGGGDFLNGSKPAPAEAPQKDEISWDDNDGLLGSSSKPTPYSGPADPWDFDALSSSIPAKSAPAVDYGGDDDDLLGELGRPARKPSPRAEPQPNSRPSSRPVSRPASRPSGARASSPPPHVIGQIVEMGFPPDKARAALAATATGEDVQAALESLLASRGGTPARDTRDEEDEWDRERAAARRYEDDERDREAARRARHAARRAGPKREAVRPRAEEYGGPSGMNTDDLTKQAEQVVAQAHEFGATMLSKGLSFWNQGKERAMKAYEDQRKAYDAHHNDGPPTDGRPRWMVEAEEAERGGLPLSHEFGDASLGFKDSDDEGEAPRPKAQLQQARRPEARPEPQRPRTDGPAPPSNVQRISNLLGGEPKKYVSPHRHPKSRASPAPQAAPRATPRTTTPARPPSPLKERALVSAPANALSTAAQHKNVGNEHFKLGRFTEAEAAYSRAIVVLPAGHLHLVPLHNNRAATWLKLGEPARAAADCGTVIELIGAGYHPAKEAALPATPDADGVKLGDALVKATAKRAQAHEMGEKWKLALDDWERVLGYDAALGGAALKGQASDGVRRSKGMLSGPAPAVKATPKATPRATPRPVRPVDVGKSAAVSELRAAAAAAEAEDEQRAALKDGIDAKLSTWRTGKETNIRALLASLDLVLWPEVVLKVGMHELVTDKQVKIKYMKVIARLHPDKLAGATVEQRMMANGVFGTLSEAWAAFNA; from the exons AtggacgacctcctcgacctaTCGTGGTCCGAGCAGCCCAATCCCGCCGCAAAGGGCATGGGTGGCTCGGCGTTCGACATGCTATCCCGGCCACAAGGGAACTACTATTCGGGCGCGTCCACACCAGCCGCGTCCAAGCCCGCGTCCAACACTGGCTCGTCAGCGAACCTTGCGGGTATGAGGGCCACACCAGGCCTGCGGACCACAGCATCTCCACGCCCACCTCCAGTCAGCGATGCTTTCTCCGGGCTACTCGGTGCTTCCACCGCCCCAGGAGGAAAGAGCTTGAGCATGGCGGAACGACAGGCGCAGCTAGCCGCGCAGAAGGCCAACGCGGCCGAAGAGGAGCGCAACCGCTGGGGAGACGATGCGTTCTGGGACCAGCTCGGTggctcctccacctcttccGCTGCGCCCGCGTCTGAGAAGCCGCTGATGGCGCCTCAACCTGCGAAGCCCATCAGCCTGGCACCAGCGCTCCAGCCTTCATCCACGACCGGCTCGCGTGCCGCGTCTACCAGACCGACCTCCGCCACTAGTGCAAAGAAGAGTGCTGGTACCTTCTGGGACGTGGAGAGCGCCCTTGGCCAGCCTGACAAACGCAAGAAGTCGCCGTCCCCTCCATCGAAGGGAGGctggggtggtggcgacTTCCTCAACGGCTCGAAGCCGGCTCCCGCAGAAGCCCCTCAAAAGGACGAGATCTCGTGGGACGACAATGACGGACTCCTCGGCTCAAGTTCCAAGCCCACCCCGTACTCTGGCCCGGCTGACCCGTGGGACTTTGACGCATTGTCCTCCAGCATCCCCGCCAAGAGTGCGCCTGCAGTAGACTATggaggcgacgacgacgacctgctcggcgagctcgggcggCCTGCGAGGAAACCCAGC CCGCGTGCTGAGCCCCAACCAAACTCACGACCCTCTTCCCGGCCGGTATCGCGCCCTGCCTCGCGGCCGTCCGGCGCACGCGCAAgctcacctcctccgcacGTCATCGGCCAGATCGTCGAGATGGGCTTTCCTCCCGacaaggcgcgcgcggcgctcgcggccaCCGCGACGGGCGAAGACGTGCAGGCTGCGCTTGAGAGCCTGCTCGCGAGTCGTGGTGGGACACCTGCACGCGACACCagagacgaggaggatgagtgGGACCGCGAACGTGCAGCCGCGCGGCGGtacgaagacgacgagcgggATCGAGAGGCAGCCAGACGCGCACGGCAcgcagcgcggcgggcTGGGCCCAAGCGTGAGGCAGTGCGCCCTCGTGCTGAGGAATACGGCGGGCCAAGCGGGATGAACACGGACGACCTGACCAAACAGGCTGAGCAGGTCGTGGCGCAGGCGCACGAGTTCGGTGCCACCATGCTCAGCAAGGGCTTGTCGTTCTGGAACCAGGGCAAGGAGAGGGCGATGAAGGCATACGAGGACCAGAGAAAGGCCTACGACGCCCACCACAACGACGGGCCGCCGACGGATGGGCGGCCCCGTTGGatggtcgaggcggaggaggctgagcgcgGTGGGCTGCCGCTGAGCCACGAGTTTGGTGACGCGTCGCTTGGGTTCAAGGACtcggatgacgagggcgaggcgccCCGGCCAAAGGCCCAGCTGCAGCAAGCCAGGCGTCCGGAGGCGAGGCCTGAACCGCAGCGGCCACGTACGGATGGTCCGGCCCCGCCCAGCAACGTCCAACGCATCTCCAACCTCCTGGGTGGCGAGCCGAAGAAATACGTCTCGCCGCACCGGCATCCGAAGAGTCGCGCGTCACCTGCGCCACAGGCTGCGCCGCGGGCTACGCCGCGGACCACCACGCCTGCTcgcccgccctcgccgctgaAGGAACGAGCTCTCGTTTCGGCGCCTGCTAACGCGCTGTCGACGGCAGCGCAGCACAAGAATGTGGGCAACGAGCACTTCAAGCTCGGTCGCttcaccgaggccgaggctgctTACTCGCGCGCGATCGTGGTTCTGCCAGCTGGTCATCTGCATCTCGTACCGCTGCACAACAACCGCGCGGCCACGTggctcaagctcggcgagccggcgcgcgcggcggccgactGCGGAACGGTGATCGAGCTGATTGGTGCGGGGTATCATCCTGCGAAGGAGGCCGCTCTTCCCGCCACACCCGATGCCGACGGagtcaagctcggcgacgcacTCGTCAAGGCGACTGCAAAGCGGGCGCAGGCGCACGAGATGGGGGAGAAGTGGAAGCTCGCGCTGGACGACTGGGAGCGCGTGCTGGGGTACGATGCCGCGTTGGGCGGTGCAGCGCTCAAGGGACAAGCGAGCGACGGCGTCCGCCGCTCCAAGGGCATGCTCTCCGGCCCAGCGCCAGCTGTGAAGGCCACGCCGAAGGCTACCCCGCGTGCTACCCCTCGGCCTGTCCGGCCCGTCGACGTTGGCAAGTCGGCAGCCGTGTCGGAACttcgcgccgccgccgccgctgccgaggccgaggacgagcaaCGCGCAGCTCTCAAAGACGGCATTGACGCCAAACTCTCTACATGGCGCACTGGCAAGGAGACTAACATccgcgcgcttcttgcgtcactcgacctcgtgctcTGGCCCGAGGTCGTGCTCAAGGTCGGAATGCACGAGCTGGTAACCGACAAGCAGGTCAAGATCAAGTACATGAAGGTCATTGCACGGCTGCACCCGGACAAGCTGGCTGGCGCGACCGTCGAGCAGCGCATGATGGCCAACGGCGTGTTTGGCACCCTGAGCGAGGC atGGGCTGCGTTCAACGCTTAG
- the PRM10 gene encoding uncharacterized protein (conjugation with cellular fusion-related protein), whose product MMVADNPFEPAPEPFTPSSELRESLPYSEPASELGSAPHPPAGGSGMERTPRRVQWNTDHVIDVADDDDDDDALLDNAPDLALVNRALEDLKDDDYDYRFDPDPGDIEEKELESPEDETEAKEDETIHKLLKPEGADHVRWHVQLGETDGLPTYRPEENAAALVGEHTGKSRWSSIRRRVRTGSLARKGRKQQTGPTVPEHSAISKAETDAARTSANPPLSAPKHQAGMPHLPGGTSVLSSLLALYNSYHHLDSGPGSAASTPGSSRPPSPEYDSPERGRQKKRRSKSPWRRSASDTPSPRAASDEMRRNKIPEEMKRNKSAQSLLRVVHDLRDDRPRQARSGAGVFGALVANTASMAAPAAPSSSTLVASATKPGYHLNRYKLMDNSLPSGPASFPPSRPSSALGAPESPRTSVFGTDSERAYSTDNLVEMRKRRSRPPLLPTRSKEKVLTAEQIEDDRRRKEWESEKKRRKKAKEARKKQEVYIIQHVAAILSRQQFIMKLARALMMFGSPTHRIETQIQATARVLDINAQVVYLPNIMLISFADESTHTSETKFLKQAGGSDLGKLLATHKLYWEVVHDKMSVEDAGRELDRLMTDPPCYNAWQMIVIAGFCSGIIVITSYFGSFVDALMAAPLGMMLQAVQLIALKNDLFSGVFEIVIATVISFLAAVLASTGKFCYTALVSGGIVLILPGFIVLSGALELASRNITAGAVRMGYSVIYSLFLGFGISIGSEVYVKIRGEHVRNATNNTCSATRYDGAPWYLSKPSSYWYFLTVPAFSFFLSLNLQQPLRGRTARRELPIMVLFACAGWVTNYFAGRAFPGRSDIVSAIGSFCVGILGNLYGRFSKGASFPVMVTGILMQLPSGLKEGGLFNFANDTAGGSVAQWATGFRVAGQLVSVAIGLTVGLFVAAVLAHPLGGSRRRGAGIFSF is encoded by the coding sequence ATGATGGTCGCTGACAACCCGTTCGAGCCTGCGCCCGAGCCGTTTACGCCATCATCTGAGCTGCGCGAGTCGCTTCCATACTCTGAGCCCGCCTCGGAACTCGGTTCAGCGCCCCATCCACCAGCAGGAGGGTCCGGGATGGAGAGGACGCCACGACGCGTCCAGTGGAACACGGACCATGTCATTGATGtggcagacgacgacgacgacgacgacgcacTTCTCGACAACGCACCGGATCTTGCCCTCGTGAACCGCGCTCTCGAGGATCTgaaggacgacgactaCGACTACCGATTCGACCCAGACCCTGGAGATATTGAGGAGAAGGAATTGGAGTCGCCAGAAGATGAGACGGAagccaaggaggacgagacgaTCCACAAACtcctcaagcccgaggGCGCCGACCACGTGCGATGGCACGTCCAGCTCGGTGAGACGGACGGGTTACCGACATACCGTCCCGAGGAGAATGCCGCGGCGCTGGTGGGCGAGCACACGGGCAAAAGTCGGTGGTCGAGCATCCGGCGGCGTGTGCGTACCGGATCCCTCGCCCGCAAGGGACGCAAACAGCAAACGGGGCCGACCGTTCCAGAGCACTCGGCCATCAGCAAGGCCGAGACCGATGCGGCGCGCACGTCGGCCAATCCGCCTCTCTCCGCGCCCAAGCACCAGGCTGGCATGCCTCACCTCCCAGGCGGCACGTCGGTCCTGTCCTCTCTCCTGGCATTATACAACTCGTACCATCACCTGGACAGCGGCCCGGGCTCTGCAGCCTCGACGCCAGGGAGCTCCCGCCCTCCAAGTCCCGAGTACGATTCGCCGGAGCGCGGACGTCAGAAGAAGCGGCGCTCTAAGAGCCCGTGGCGACGCTCAGCAAGCGACACCCCGTCACCAAGGGCGGCTTCGGACGAGATGAGGCGTAACAAGATCcccgaggagatgaagcgTAACAAGAGCGCGCAGTCGCTCTTGCGTGTGGTACATGACCTACGCGACGACCGACCACGACAGGCACGCTCTGGTGCTGGTGTGTTCGGCGCACTCGTCGCCAACACGGCGTCTATGGCGGCACCGGCTGCTCCGTCTAGCTCGACGCTGGTGGCCTCCGCAACCAAGCCGGGATACCACCTGAATCGATACAAGTTAATGGACAACTCGTTACCGTCGGGACCTGCGAGCTTTCCTCCCTCCCGGCCCTCCAGTGCCTTGGGCGCACCCGAGTCTCCGCGGACCAGTGTCTTCGGAACAGACTCTGAGAGAGCGTACTCGACCGACAACCTCGTTGAGATGCGGAAGCGCCGCTCGCGACCACCTCTCCTACCCACGCGAAGCAAGGAGAAGGTGCTAACCGCTGAGCAGATTGAGGACGATCGGCGGCGCAAGGAGTGGGAGTCGGAGAAGAAGCGACGCAAaaaggccaaggaggcaCGCAAGAAGCAGGAGGTGTACATTATCCAACACGTCGCGGCAATTTTGAGCAGGCAGCAATTTATCATGAAGCTCGCTCGCGCGCTCATGATGTTTGGGAGCCCGACGCATCGCATCGAGACGCAGATCCAGGCGACAGCGCGTGTGCTCGACATCAACGCACAGGTGGTGTACTTGCCGAACATTATGCTCATTTCGTTCGCGGACGAGTCGACGCACACGAGCGAGACAAAGTTCCTAAAGCAAGCCGGCGGGTCGGATCTCGGCAAACTCTTAGCGACGCACAAGCTGTACTGGGAAGTGGTGCACGACAAGAtgagcgtcgaggacgctgGCCGCGAACTTGATCGCCTCATGACCGATCCGCCGTGCTACAACGCATGGCAGATGATCGTGATCGCGGGTTTCTGCTCTGGTATCATTGTGATCACGTCATACTTTGGTTCGTTCGTGGACGCGCTCATGGCCGCGCCTCTTGGCATGATGCTGCAGGCAGTACAGCTCATCGCGCTCAAGAACGACCTCTTCTCTGGCGTCTTTGAAATCGTCATCGCCACCGTCATCTCGTTCCTCGCGGCCGTGCTAGCGAGCACTGGCAAGTTTTGTTACACCGCCCTAGTGTCTGGTGGCATCGTCCTCATTCTGCCCGGCTTTATTGTTCTTTCTGGCGCCCTCGAACTCGCGTCCCGCAACATCACGGCCGGCGCGGTCAGAATGGGATACTCGGTCATATACTCCCTCTTCCTTGGCTTTGGCATCTCGATTGGCTCCGAGGTGTACGTCAAGATCCGGGGCGAGCACGTCCGGAACGCCACAAACAACACGTGCTCCGCGACAAGATACGACGGTGCACCATGGTACCTCTCCAAGCCGTCATCGTACTGGTACTTCCTCACAGTCCCAGCCTTCTCattcttcctctccctcaacctccagcAGCCTTTACGCGGGCGCACCGCCCGCCGCGAACTGCCCATCATGGTCCTCTTTGCCTGTGCAGGCTGGGTCACAAACTACTTTGCGGGCCGTGCGTTCCCGGGCCGCTCGGACATTGTGAGCGCAATTGGCTCGTTTTGCGtcggcatcctcggcaACCTCTACGGCCGCTTCTCAAAGGGCGCAAGCTTCCCCGTCATGGTGACGGGCATCCTCATGCAGCTCCCCTCAGGCCTCAAGGAGGGTGGGCTGTTCAACTTTGCCAATGACACGGCTGGCGGGAGCGTCGCGCAGTGGGCCACGGGCTTCCGCGTCGCAGGCCAACTCGTCAGTGTCGCTATTGGTCTTACTGTCGGCCTGTTCGTTGCGGCCGTGCTCGCACACCCGCTTGGTGGATCgagacggcgcggcgcgggcatCTTTTCGTTCTAG
- a CDS encoding uncharacterized protein (Uncharacterized conserved protein (DUF2340)), which produces MASPTSLVTELRPVTSAVLTVRIIKNFPFRTAKNLVLRDVDLTTTTVGQLMDRCRDAIKSQVGFKHYRTVALDTIKKYTVAHGHKSQNLIINLDNDEWILSDLDQTLADAGCENETELSFFNRQAYDEFKAHPETRWD; this is translated from the exons ATGGCCTCGCCCACATCCCTCGTGACCGAGCTACGGCCCGTCACCTCGGCAGTGCTCACCGTCCGCATCATCAAGAACTTTCCCTTCCGCACCGCCAAGAACCTTGTCctccgcgacgtcgacctgaCGACGACTACAGTCGGCCAGCTGATGGACAGGTGTCGTGACG CCATCAAGTCCCAGGTTGGCTTCAAGCACTACCGcacggtcgcgctcgacacgATCAAGAAGTACACGGTCGCGCACGGACACAAGTCGCAGAacctcatcatcaacctcgacaacgacgagtGGATCCTCAGCGACCTGGACCAGACCCTGGCCGATGCTGGGTGTG AAAACGAAACCGAGCTCTCGTTCTTCAACCGCCAGGCATACGACGAGTTCAAGGCGCATCCCGAG ACTCGGTGGGACTAG
- the MSS4 gene encoding uncharacterized protein (Phosphatidylinositol-4-phosphate 5-Kinase), which yields MAVHAPSAPVPVPAPASPSHSTRSDDPNSKQNGGWVSPTTARATSPPRINPQYLLHHGGSEDLLPPLPPHLQRLATGEANSDDDVDSDTSDDDSDVESDDEFQSARARSRTPPVPRQATFSSLSPSPPPQQPQRSPSPTGNENTSRKIMKKVSQVFRRSDDASRSSSSTSTSSPPVPPVPPLPREIPAGAKAAARLSPGVNVSPQRRSPVMQGPPPSPPLSDVGDNDGGGTDYAPSVAVTEATMDIPHPDLQPDSAQLETPERTAAPLMPVTEAGESRHALVDTPPPSAFNPNGRPESMTWVEEANGDARDVPQATGSSSVRVSSWERPPSAAYLGVASQRRVSSGSTSSRAGSLSMVRSGRLAPQRDLSPSPPSVSMPVPVPTGAPMLPPTILPPTSSPDLRAQHRVLPAIETGDEHLRRAPPTDAVFLGALSESPISSSPGTPQPGMQRRNTNPTTASPSPLSGRPLTHSVSISGHGPSSSVGNYDEFNLAPDILAQADVIRRERLERRQKKMSLLITSPPPPPAIEMPVPVPSAATPVEAKPAAKRRETEETRVLVGNLVGEGHRNYVLMYNMLTGIRVAVSRCQAKIRRPLSEDDYLARHKYSFDMLGNELTPSAKYDFKFKDYAPWVFRELRDDHFHLDPADYLLSLTAKYILSEIGSPGKSGSFFYYSRDYRFIIKTISHREHNFLRSILKDYHEHVRANPHTLLSRFYGLHRVKMPRGRKIHFVIMNNLFPPHRDVHETYDLKGSAFGREYPETEAKNNPRAVLKDINWVNRGRMFEFGPEKRALFTEQLRRDMEFLRRINVMDYSLLVGIHNMERGNRDNLRLTKLRVFNPATSKSGVVNRKPSAVKSNAEAHNVRRAVTRSDPKSMLDASVNMRLPEEGAPDRRHFIFYQDEGGMQATDEQNMPMDIIYYLGIIDICTPYTMGKRVEHAWKSVTENPVTISCVQPDFYGHRFYDFLLSVMRGGDVKLRPQGLEPPSACTESVVGAMNPPACAPASFGRDPTVIAQRHDSEAYEIALQTSPTIPIGRLEYDIHQDSNATIEETALSENETMLPSPITSPPAPMAGYSVAVEKAAAADDERHNYLDMNGHGPPAMVGHLKAE from the exons ATGGCGGTGCACGCCCCGTCCGCGCCCGTGCCCGTGCCGGCGCCCGCCTCTCCATCCCATTCGACGCGCAGCGACGACCCAAACTCCAAGCAAAACGGGGGATGGGTATCCCCCACCACAGCCC GCGCGACCTCTCCACCCCGCATCAACCCTCAGTATCTCTTACACCACGGGGGCTCGGAAgacctccttccccccctcccaccccatCTCCAGCGTCTTGCCACTGGTGAGGCcaacagcgacgacgacgtcgatTCCGACACGTCGGATGACGATTCGGACGTagagagcgacgacgagtttcagagcgcgcgcgcgcgctcccgAACCCCTCCGGTCCCGCGCCAGGCTACCTTCTCGTCCCTatcaccctccccaccaccacaacaGCCCCAGCGTTCCCCATCGCCCACCGGAAATGAGAACACCTCTCGCAAGATCATGAAGAAGGTCTCGCAAGTGTTCCGCCGCAGTGACGACGCGTCccgctcttcctcttccacttccacttcctctccccccGTCCCCCCCGTCCCGCCACTACCTCGGGAAATCCCTGCAGGTGCAAAGGCTGCTGCGCGCCTCTCTCCCGGTGTCAACGTGTCGCCGCAGCGCCGCTCGCCAGTCATGCAGGGCCCTCCGCCAAGTCCCCCGTTAAGCGACGTAGGCGACAacgatggcggcggcacaGACTACGCTCCAAGCGTCGCCGTGACTGAGGCCACTATGGACATTCCTCATCCAGATCTACAGCCCGACAGCGCCCAGCTGGAGACGCCCGAGCGCACAGCCGCCCCGTTAATGCCCGTCACTGAGGCCGGAGAGTCTAGGCACGCCCTTGTTGACACGCCGCCCCCTTCGGCGTTCAATCCTAACGGTCGACCAGAAAGCATGACctgggtggaggaggcaaACGGAGACGCGAGGGATGTGCCGCAAGCCACTGGATCTTCGTCTGTTCGCGTGTCCAGTTGGGAgcgtcctccttctgccGCTTATCTCGGCGTGGCAAGTCAGCGTCGTGTCTCGAGTGGCTCGACGTCCAGCCGTGCCGGATCGCTGTCCATGGTGCGCAGCGGAAGATTGGCGCCCCAGCGTGACCTttcgccgtcgcctcccTCTGTATCCATGCCAGTGCCAGTGCCGACAGGCGCGCCCATGCTGCCCCCGACCATCTTGCCCCCAACATCGTCCCCAGATTTAAGAGCTCAACATCGTGTACTCCCAGCCATCGAAACAGGTGACGAGcacctccgccgcgcgcctccCACCGACGCTGTATTCTTGGGTGCGTTATCCGAGTCGCCCatctcgtcatcgccaGGCACACCCCAACCGGGAATGCAGCGCCGCAACACGAACCCGACTACGGCTTCGCCGTCACCGCTCTCAGGCCGGCCATTGACACACTCAGTGTCGATATCCGGCCACgggccgtcgtcgtccgtTGGCAACTATGACGAGTTCAACTTAGCCCCAGACATCCTTGCGCAGGCGGACGTCATTCGGCGCGAGAGGTTAGAGCGCAGACAGAAGAAGATGAGCCTGCTCATCACGtcaccgcctcctccgccagcGATCGAGATGCCCGTACCTGTTCCATCCGCCGCCACTCCCGTTGAGGCCAAGCcggccgccaagcgccgcgAAACAGAGGAGACCAgggtcctcgtcggcaacctcgtcggcgagggtcACCGCAACTATGTGCTAATGTACAACATGCTCACGGGCATCCGTGTCGCCGTGTCGCGTTGTCAGGCCAAGATCCGCCGGCCTCTCTCCGAAGATGACTACTTGGCCCGCCACAAGTACTCGTTTGACATGCTCGGGAATGAGCTCACGCCCTCGGCCAAGTACGACTTCAAGTTCAAGGACTATGCGCCGTGGGTGTTCCGagagctgcgcgacgacCACTTCCACCTGGACCCGGCCGACTACCTCTTATCCCTGACGGCCAAGTACATCTTGTCCGAGATTGGCTCGCCGGGCAAGTCGGGCTCGTTTTTCTACTACTCGCGCGACTACCGTTTCATCATCAAGACGATCTCGCACCGGGAGCACAACTTCCTGCGGTCCATTCTCAAGGACTATCACGAGCACGTGCGTGCCAACCCGCACACGCTGCTTTCGCGCTTTTATGGCCTGCACCGTGTCAAGATGCCGCGCGGCCGCAAGATCCACTTTGTGATCATGAACAACTTGTTCCCGCCACACCGCGACGTCCACGAGACGTACGACCTCAAAGGTTCTGCGTTTGGCCGCGAATACCCCGAGACAGAGGCTAAGAACAATCCGCGCGCCGTGCTCAAAGACATCAACTGGGTCAACAGGGGCCGCATGTTCGAGTTTGGGCCCGAGAAGCGTGCACTGTTCACCGAGCAGCTGCGCCGCGATATGGAGTTCCTCAGACGCATCAACGTCATGGACTACTCGCTTCTTGTCGGCATCCACAATATGGAGCGTGGCAACCGAGACAACCTGCGTCTTACCAAGCTGCGGGTGTTCAACCCTGCCACGTCCAAATCTGGCGTCGTGAACCGCAAGCCCAGTGCGGTCAAAAgcaacgccgaggcccaCAATGTGCGCCGCGCTGTCACGCGGTCCGACCCGAAGAgcatgctcgacgccagcgtGAACATGCGGCTTCCGGAGGAAGGTGCACCCGACCGCCGCCACTTCATCTTCTAccaggacgagggcggcatgCAGGCGACCGACGAACAGAACATGCCCATGGACATTATATACTACCTGGGCATCATTGACATCTGTACGCCGTACACCATGGGTaagcgcgtcgagcacgcgTGGAAGAGTGTCACCGAGAACCCCGTCACCATCTCGTGTGTCCAGCCCGATTTTTACGGGCATCGCTTCTACGACTTCCTCCTGAGCGTcatgcgcggcggcgacgtcaaGTTACGCCCGCAGGGCCTCGAGCCGCCATCCGCGTGCACAGAGTCGGTCGTCGGGGCGATGAACCCACCCGCGTGTGCGCCAGCGTCGTTCGGGCGCGATCCGACCGTCATCGCACAGCGCCACGACAGCGAAGCGTACGAGATTGCCCTCCAGACCTCGCCGACTATTCCCATTGGCCGGCTTGAATACGATATCCACCAAGACAGCAATGCCACGATTGAGGAGACGGCGCTGTCCGAGAACGAGACGATGCTCCCCAGTCCCATCACAtcaccgccagcgccgaTGGCCGGCTACAGTGTGGCAGTCGAGAAggccgctgctgccgaCGATGAGCGCCACAACTACCTCGACATGAACGGTCACGGGCCGCCCGCCATGGTCGGCCACCTGAAGGCTGAGTAG